The following proteins are encoded in a genomic region of Thioflexithrix psekupsensis:
- a CDS encoding ATP-binding protein — MKLQYKLPLSFNLIVLLSVLLTSGFAIHYFNKTLEQQAYQILDEKADVAWLIYQKQLEHIGNNAKHIAYDTSLQKSLAEKNFFGIEQLLERLLKDKHIYHATLLQLDEQHVTILDIEGHIVAQIGLENYPLFSYHLSNLDVNNPLLQRALLERKLLIFPELIAGSPIVSLSAVMPIVKKEQIDAFNEKTSLIGLVLLRSVLQNNVELTQQISELLGVSSAIYQDARPISSSHSLSPLNEQRYAQILQGQLEQTGYFEKGQLLSRFFPLKDVSGEPIAALGIHLQADQYVDTAHKVIQDLLWMTLLCLIGTLLLSFVILRSILHPARQLLEGVNRIHAGELQHRIVVSAHDELGLLGKAFNDMANRLSESFNLLEQRIQNATEKLHHTLVHQRSIMDTMTDGLLVTDTDNHIVLYNSAFEKLFPNYPPVLGGHCSEVCSPELQQLIRQAQNEQIVTTVEIIPLSNMRIGNAVAAPIFQAIELNTPIPEIAEEYSGLVVLVRDITAQKQVEYELAEEKNRAEQARAEAEVANQAKSVFLANMSHELRTPLNGILGYAQILLRDPQLTKKQLEGVEIIRRSGDYLLTLINDILDLSRIEANRIELYVTDIIFSDFLNDIVELFKIRAEQKGIAFIYEQLSQLPQGIRGDEKRLRQILINLLGNAVKFTEQGGITFKVGYFEKKLRFQIEDTGIGIADEDLEKIFQAFEQAGDQNYRAQGTGLGLAITKRLVEMMGGELKVESHLHQGTTFWFCLELPEVSELIPSKMTQIPVITGYEGTRRHILMIDDRWENRSVMHNLLIPLGFSLDEAENGEEGLRKAIEKTPDLIITDLVMPVLDGFEVARRARQHPALKHIPIIAASASVFDYHQQESFAAGCNEFIAKPVRFDILLNALEKHLNLQWIYDHRDDLIHLPLLDETVAMSELDSEESKELLTPQQATMLHQLILMGDIAGIIDKAESIIAESPKATLLMQRICRYAQQFEDDKIMTLLKSYLDAQQEEK; from the coding sequence ATGAAACTACAATATAAACTGCCTTTATCGTTTAATCTGATCGTATTGTTATCAGTATTATTAACCAGTGGATTTGCCATTCACTATTTTAATAAAACTTTAGAACAACAAGCCTACCAAATATTAGATGAGAAAGCGGATGTGGCTTGGCTGATTTATCAAAAACAATTAGAACACATTGGTAATAACGCCAAACATATTGCTTATGATACCAGCTTGCAAAAATCATTGGCCGAAAAAAACTTTTTCGGTATTGAACAATTATTAGAGCGGCTTTTAAAAGATAAGCATATTTATCATGCGACGTTATTGCAACTCGATGAGCAACATGTGACGATTCTTGATATAGAAGGTCATATTGTGGCGCAAATTGGCTTAGAAAATTATCCGCTATTCAGTTACCATTTATCGAATTTGGATGTGAATAATCCGTTATTACAACGTGCGTTATTGGAGAGAAAATTATTAATTTTTCCAGAACTGATTGCAGGCAGCCCTATTGTGAGTTTATCGGCAGTAATGCCCATAGTGAAAAAAGAACAAATTGATGCCTTTAATGAAAAAACCAGTTTAATTGGTTTGGTATTATTGCGCAGCGTGTTGCAAAATAATGTCGAATTAACCCAACAAATTAGTGAATTATTAGGCGTAAGCAGCGCGATTTATCAAGATGCCCGTCCTATTTCTAGTTCACATTCTTTATCGCCACTGAATGAGCAGCGTTACGCGCAAATTTTACAAGGACAATTAGAACAAACAGGCTATTTTGAAAAGGGACAATTACTCAGTCGTTTTTTCCCGTTAAAAGATGTATCGGGAGAACCCATTGCTGCATTAGGTATTCATTTGCAAGCGGATCAATACGTGGATACCGCGCATAAAGTGATTCAAGATTTATTGTGGATGACGTTATTGTGTTTAATAGGAACATTATTATTGTCTTTTGTGATTTTGCGTAGCATTTTACATCCTGCTCGACAATTATTAGAAGGTGTTAATCGCATTCATGCGGGAGAATTGCAACATCGCATTGTGGTTTCTGCGCATGATGAATTGGGTTTATTAGGTAAAGCATTTAATGATATGGCGAATCGTTTAAGCGAGTCGTTTAATTTATTAGAACAGCGCATTCAAAACGCCACAGAAAAATTGCATCATACCCTAGTTCATCAACGTTCTATTATGGACACTATGACTGATGGATTATTGGTGACAGATACTGATAATCATATTGTGCTTTATAACTCTGCATTTGAAAAACTTTTTCCTAATTATCCGCCCGTATTAGGTGGTCATTGTTCTGAAGTGTGCAGTCCTGAATTGCAACAATTAATTCGACAAGCACAAAATGAGCAAATTGTGACCACCGTAGAAATTATTCCTTTGTCTAATATGCGCATTGGCAATGCAGTGGCCGCGCCTATTTTCCAAGCCATTGAACTCAATACACCCATTCCAGAAATTGCAGAAGAATATAGTGGTTTAGTGGTTTTAGTGCGCGACATTACGGCACAAAAACAAGTTGAATATGAATTAGCCGAAGAGAAAAACCGCGCCGAACAAGCCCGTGCCGAAGCCGAAGTGGCCAATCAAGCTAAAAGTGTTTTCTTAGCCAATATGAGCCATGAATTAAGAACGCCATTAAATGGAATTTTAGGCTATGCCCAAATTTTGTTACGCGATCCCCAATTGACGAAAAAGCAATTAGAAGGCGTGGAAATTATTCGTCGTAGCGGGGATTATTTATTGACTTTGATTAACGATATTTTAGATTTATCTCGTATCGAAGCCAATCGTATTGAATTATACGTGACTGATATTATTTTTAGTGATTTTTTAAACGATATTGTTGAGCTATTTAAAATTCGTGCTGAACAAAAAGGCATTGCTTTTATTTATGAGCAATTGTCACAATTACCGCAAGGCATTCGCGGAGATGAAAAGCGATTACGGCAGATTTTAATTAATCTATTGGGTAATGCGGTTAAATTTACAGAACAAGGTGGCATTACTTTTAAAGTGGGTTATTTTGAGAAAAAATTGCGTTTTCAAATCGAAGATACAGGCATTGGCATTGCTGATGAAGATTTAGAAAAGATATTTCAGGCTTTTGAGCAAGCGGGTGATCAAAATTATCGCGCACAAGGGACGGGTTTAGGTTTAGCCATTACCAAGCGTTTGGTGGAAATGATGGGTGGTGAATTAAAGGTAGAAAGCCATTTGCATCAAGGCACGACATTTTGGTTTTGTTTAGAACTTCCCGAAGTGTCAGAATTAATTCCTAGTAAAATGACCCAAATTCCTGTTATTACGGGTTATGAAGGGACGCGGCGACATATTTTAATGATTGATGATCGTTGGGAAAATCGTTCCGTCATGCACAATTTATTAATTCCGCTCGGTTTTAGTTTAGACGAAGCAGAAAATGGAGAGGAAGGGCTGCGTAAAGCCATTGAGAAAACGCCTGATTTAATTATCACGGATTTAGTGATGCCTGTTTTAGACGGCTTTGAAGTGGCGCGGCGGGCGCGTCAACATCCCGCGTTAAAACATATCCCAATTATCGCCGCATCAGCCAGTGTATTTGATTATCATCAGCAAGAAAGTTTTGCCGCGGGTTGTAATGAATTTATTGCTAAACCTGTGCGTTTTGATATATTGCTGAATGCTTTAGAAAAGCATTTAAATTTGCAATGGATTTATGATCATCGAGATGATTTAATTCATCTTCCTTTGCTGGATGAAACGGTAGCCATGAGCGAATTGGATAGCGAAGAAAGTAAAGAATTATTAACGCCACAACAAGCGACGATGTTGCATCAATTAATTTTAATGGGAGATATTGCAGGCATTATTGATAAAGCGGAATCGATTATTGCTGAATCTCCGAAAGCAACTTTATTGATGCAGCGTATTTGTCGTTATGCACAACAATTTGAAGATGATAAAATCATGACGTTATTAAAATCTTATTTAGATGCGCAACAGGAAGAAAAATAA
- a CDS encoding cation:proton antiporter: protein MDAAHELIPVIVLLSAGLLGVLLMQLFKMTSILGYFLAGILIGPHILGIVDESELIIFLAELGVVFLMFDIGLHLSLERLWEGRRQFLGYGLGQMLSAGLLFFAVALALGQSLEASFIIAGGLALSSTAIVLQLLSEQEETTSPVGRSATHILIFQDIAVVFLLILVMVLSDSTVSLIHSLGLALIKAIAVLVIVFLVGQYLLKPVLSWINHFNSMELFTTAILLIVLGTAAATGFAGLSLPLGAFLAGLMISETEFRYQVQAEIQPFRNLLLGLFFITVGLALDLSVITEYAFTIAAMVLVLFIFKISTLWLVARLSGGSPSFSMRLAILLGQGGEFALVLFGVAVQDRLLDNLTAQLLMATIGISFILTPFLVQFSHRLSCRLAQTECNIIKDNVCRGRVFIAGFGRVGQILARVLETENIAYTALDRDRERIAKGLSEGFNVAFGDPIQPKILTSAGAEKASAIVIAIDSMSCTKSIVDWLKQKQEHIPIFIHTCNPEDLENLKRINAKIVIDVDTSGYALCSAVLKHFNVSEAQIEAHLRLLKAEAEHDFEYLQQRFG from the coding sequence ATGGATGCTGCACATGAATTGATCCCCGTTATTGTGTTGTTATCGGCAGGTTTATTGGGGGTTTTGCTGATGCAATTATTTAAAATGACTTCGATTTTGGGTTATTTTTTAGCGGGTATTTTAATTGGTCCGCATATTTTGGGAATTGTGGACGAATCGGAGTTGATTATTTTCTTAGCGGAATTGGGCGTGGTGTTTCTCATGTTCGATATTGGGCTGCATTTGTCCTTAGAGCGTTTATGGGAAGGGCGACGGCAATTTTTAGGCTATGGTTTGGGGCAGATGCTCAGTGCGGGTTTATTGTTTTTTGCTGTGGCTTTGGCTTTGGGACAATCTTTAGAAGCCTCTTTCATTATTGCGGGTGGATTGGCTTTATCTTCTACTGCCATTGTGTTGCAATTATTGAGTGAACAAGAAGAAACCACCAGCCCTGTGGGTCGTTCAGCCACGCATATTTTAATCTTTCAAGATATTGCGGTTGTTTTCTTATTAATTCTGGTGATGGTTTTAAGTGACAGCACGGTGTCATTAATTCATTCTTTAGGTTTAGCATTAATCAAAGCGATTGCCGTTTTAGTGATTGTTTTCTTAGTGGGGCAATATTTGTTAAAACCTGTATTAAGTTGGATTAATCATTTTAACAGTATGGAATTATTTACCACTGCTATTTTATTAATTGTTTTAGGTACAGCAGCGGCAACGGGATTTGCAGGGCTTTCTTTACCTTTAGGGGCATTTTTAGCGGGTTTAATGATTTCAGAAACCGAATTTCGTTATCAAGTGCAAGCGGAAATTCAACCGTTCCGTAATTTATTATTAGGCTTATTTTTTATTACGGTGGGATTAGCCCTTGATTTAAGCGTTATTACTGAATATGCGTTTACTATAGCGGCAATGGTTTTGGTGTTATTTATCTTTAAAATCAGTACATTATGGTTAGTCGCTCGTTTAAGCGGTGGCAGTCCTAGTTTTTCTATGCGCTTGGCAATATTATTAGGGCAAGGGGGGGAATTTGCTTTAGTTTTATTTGGAGTCGCGGTACAAGATCGTTTATTGGATAATTTAACCGCACAATTATTAATGGCAACGATTGGCATTAGTTTTATTTTAACGCCATTTTTGGTGCAGTTCAGCCACCGCTTATCTTGTCGTTTAGCGCAAACAGAATGCAACATTATAAAGGATAATGTGTGTCGGGGACGGGTTTTTATTGCGGGATTTGGTAGAGTGGGACAAATCTTGGCGCGGGTGTTAGAAACAGAAAATATTGCTTATACGGCATTAGATCGAGATCGGGAGCGCATTGCTAAGGGATTAAGCGAAGGTTTTAATGTGGCGTTTGGTGATCCAATACAGCCAAAAATTTTAACCTCTGCGGGTGCTGAAAAAGCCTCAGCCATTGTTATTGCGATTGATAGTATGTCTTGTACTAAAAGTATTGTCGATTGGTTAAAACAAAAGCAGGAACATATTCCTATTTTTATTCACACGTGCAATCCCGAAGATTTAGAAAATTTAAAACGCATTAATGCGAAGATTGTTATTGATGTGGATACTTCAGGTTATGCGTTATGCAGCGCGGTATTAAAACATTTTAATGTCAGTGAGGCACAAATTGAAGCCCATTTACGCTTATTAAAAGCCGAAGCTGAACATGATTTTGAGTATTTGCAACAGCGATTTGGTTAG
- a CDS encoding DUF1566 domain-containing protein translates to MTEDQIQDFARLEKSYQAVFDNNARPEHRSMDCRKFAEAICRRLYVQEMRKQPDKLMTLKSYLDFFRNKQLPLAYIYPQIETIQNLGNYAGHDQHEEEPITLGYIQPALSAVDVLMNWYVKKKLQRNDWLFVQGVKKEENLAKPVQENKPAPALELPNIKPPESKADNKAVSSTLIKDRYRDNGDGTITDIKTNLQWMRCLIGQEWQDGRCQGEAQEMNWHNAQKLKINFAGYNDWRVATIEELLSQQFSI, encoded by the coding sequence ATGACTGAAGATCAAATTCAAGATTTCGCTCGTTTGGAAAAAAGCTATCAAGCTGTTTTTGATAATAATGCCAGACCTGAGCATCGTTCAATGGATTGTCGTAAATTCGCTGAGGCAATTTGTCGGCGTTTATATGTGCAGGAAATGCGTAAACAGCCTGATAAGCTCATGACTTTAAAGAGCTACTTAGATTTTTTTAGGAATAAACAATTGCCATTGGCTTATATTTATCCCCAAATAGAAACTATCCAAAATTTGGGTAATTACGCAGGTCATGATCAGCATGAGGAAGAGCCAATTACACTGGGTTATATTCAACCTGCTTTAAGTGCAGTTGATGTGTTAATGAATTGGTATGTTAAGAAGAAATTACAACGAAATGATTGGTTATTTGTTCAAGGGGTTAAAAAAGAAGAAAACCTCGCCAAGCCAGTTCAAGAAAATAAACCAGCACCCGCTTTAGAATTACCCAATATAAAGCCGCCAGAAAGCAAAGCGGATAATAAAGCGGTATCCTCAACCCTAATTAAAGACCGCTATCGCGATAACGGCGACGGCACTATAACCGACATCAAAACCAATCTTCAGTGGATGCGCTGCCTAATTGGACAAGAATGGCAGGATGGACGCTGTCAGGGAGAAGCACAGGAAATGAATTGGCATAACGCGCAGAAACTGAAGATCAACTTTGCAGGATATAACGACTGGCGAGTGGCGACAATTGAGGAACTGCTCAGCCAGCAATTCTCAATTTAA
- a CDS encoding ISNCY family transposase, producing MSDAFLSAFSVFFTQSSSFLDYQTRMEKAHGKNNAQSIFGIHKIPSMNQIRNLLDTVPETEIYPLFFELNQFLYDNGFLQNFMSKNNGLFIALDGTDFFSSQKISCPCCLKKDLVNGKVLYRHSALTPVIVAHGQSRVIPLPPEFIQAQDGAEKQDCEINAAKRWLDNWGKYYSLWQATLLGDDLFAHQPFFEKAIAQGFDIITSCKPNSHQTTHEWLSEFEQMNKIQSLQTHHKHGKQRTTRHYRYMNQVPLRDGNDALMVNWFELVEIDGQGKQKYKNSWITTHKITEKNLAELTDAARARWKIENENNNILKNNGYHFEHNFGHGKQHLSNLLATLILLAYLTHTMLEYLDETYEKVRLLCPSRRTFFEQLRTLMQYLVFDSWQHLTDFMLEALSRRNS from the coding sequence ATGAGTGATGCTTTTTTGAGTGCTTTTTCTGTTTTTTTCACACAAAGCTCTTCTTTTCTCGATTATCAAACTCGAATGGAAAAAGCACACGGGAAAAATAACGCCCAAAGTATTTTTGGCATACATAAAATCCCCAGTATGAATCAAATTCGTAATTTACTGGATACTGTTCCTGAAACCGAAATTTATCCACTATTTTTTGAGCTTAATCAATTTCTCTATGATAATGGTTTTTTACAAAACTTCATGAGTAAAAACAATGGATTATTTATTGCTTTGGATGGCACTGATTTTTTCAGTTCTCAAAAGATTTCTTGTCCATGTTGTTTAAAAAAAGATTTGGTTAACGGTAAAGTTTTATATCGACATAGTGCATTAACTCCCGTTATCGTTGCACATGGACAGTCCCGCGTGATACCGCTGCCGCCTGAATTTATTCAGGCACAAGATGGCGCAGAAAAACAAGATTGCGAAATTAATGCGGCAAAACGTTGGTTGGACAACTGGGGTAAATATTACAGCTTGTGGCAAGCCACTTTGTTAGGGGATGATTTGTTTGCGCATCAGCCTTTTTTTGAAAAAGCCATTGCGCAAGGCTTTGATATTATTACTTCTTGCAAGCCAAACTCTCATCAAACAACTCATGAGTGGCTGTCTGAATTTGAGCAAATGAACAAAATACAGTCGCTACAAACCCATCATAAACACGGAAAACAACGAACAACCCGACATTATCGTTACATGAATCAAGTTCCTTTGCGTGATGGTAACGATGCGTTAATGGTTAATTGGTTCGAGTTGGTAGAAATTGATGGACAAGGGAAGCAAAAATACAAAAATAGCTGGATAACCACCCATAAAATAACAGAAAAAAACCTTGCAGAACTGACAGATGCAGCGAGAGCGCGTTGGAAAATAGAAAATGAAAACAACAATATTCTAAAGAATAACGGCTATCATTTTGAGCATAACTTTGGTCATGGTAAGCAACACTTATCTAACTTACTGGCTACGTTGATTTTATTGGCTTATTTAACGCATACGATGCTAGAATACTTGGATGAGACCTATGAAAAAGTACGTCTTTTGTGTCCATCAAGACGCACATTTTTTGAGCAGTTACGCACCCTGATGCAATATTTAGTATTCGATAGTTGGCAGCATTTGACCGATTTTATGCTTGAAGCCCTCTCTAGGCGTAATTCTTGA
- a CDS encoding CobW family GTP-binding protein, whose translation MIAHIPTTLISGFLGVGKTTAITHLLNEASRRKERWAVVVNEFGRVGIDGAALQNGDEGALVQEIPGGCLCCAVGMHFQTVLPRFIRQARPDRLLIEPTGIGHLKGLVKTLSNTWLSQALDLNASITLVDPRQFSLELVHKSPVYYDQLLSADVIVINKCDVADRAHIKQLRDFLETLPEKQAIIETEYGRFPLDYLDLSLKAGRLSPSVVPTLKQNGSNSSTKTDTLLGHISFRPVPAPCPQRYESQGEGRFACGWIFPKGTRFSKAALMALFDALNARDIEIERAKGIFQLNNDEWQLFNCVGQDVEIKTLNDSENSRIEFISKIGRQPDWLALEMALLASQLTAA comes from the coding sequence ATGATAGCACATATTCCTACAACATTAATTAGCGGTTTTTTAGGGGTTGGCAAAACCACGGCCATTACCCATTTATTAAATGAAGCCAGCCGTCGCAAAGAACGCTGGGCAGTGGTCGTCAATGAATTTGGCCGCGTCGGCATTGACGGGGCTGCGCTGCAAAATGGTGATGAAGGCGCATTGGTGCAGGAAATCCCTGGTGGCTGCTTGTGTTGTGCGGTGGGGATGCACTTTCAAACGGTGTTGCCGCGCTTTATTCGCCAAGCACGTCCTGATCGATTGTTAATTGAACCCACAGGCATTGGCCATTTAAAAGGTTTAGTCAAAACATTAAGCAATACTTGGTTAAGTCAAGCCCTCGATTTAAATGCTTCTATTACGCTGGTTGATCCGCGTCAATTTAGTTTAGAATTAGTGCATAAATCGCCTGTTTATTATGATCAGTTATTATCAGCAGATGTGATTGTGATTAATAAATGCGATGTGGCGGATCGGGCGCACATTAAACAGTTGCGTGATTTTTTAGAGACTTTACCCGAAAAACAGGCGATTATTGAAACCGAATATGGCCGCTTTCCATTAGATTATTTAGATTTGTCATTAAAAGCAGGTCGATTATCCCCTTCTGTTGTTCCGACGTTAAAACAAAACGGCTCGAATTCAAGCACAAAAACTGATACTTTATTAGGACATATTTCTTTTAGACCTGTTCCCGCGCCTTGTCCACAACGTTATGAAAGTCAAGGCGAAGGTCGATTTGCCTGTGGTTGGATTTTTCCTAAAGGCACGCGTTTTTCTAAGGCAGCATTAATGGCTTTATTTGATGCTTTAAATGCACGCGATATTGAAATTGAACGCGCCAAAGGCATTTTTCAATTAAATAATGATGAATGGCAATTGTTTAATTGTGTCGGGCAGGATGTGGAAATAAAAACGCTTAATGACAGTGAAAATAGCCGTATTGAATTTATTAGCAAAATCGGCCGACAACCCGATTGGTTGGCTTTAGAAATGGCTTTATTGGCCAGTCAATTGACTGCGGCTTGA
- the radC gene encoding RadC family protein, whose product MSIADWPEDDRPREKLLTRGANALTDAELLAIFLRTGTKGKSALDLATDLLNEFGDLRSLLSASQTRFCEAKGLGPAKFVQLQACLELSRRYLKHCMQRGTVIEHSQDVQNYLISELGGRLDEVFGCLFLDNKNRVIRFEELFQGTLDSANVYPRVVARRALELNAAAIILTHNHPSGVAEPSRADIAMTHTLQKALQLLNIRVLDHLIIGDGYAISLAERQLLVPK is encoded by the coding sequence ATGAGCATTGCTGATTGGCCAGAAGATGACCGACCCAGAGAAAAGTTACTCACTCGCGGAGCAAATGCACTCACCGATGCCGAATTATTGGCCATCTTTTTGCGCACGGGAACAAAAGGCAAAAGCGCATTAGATTTAGCCACTGATTTATTAAACGAATTTGGCGATTTACGCAGTTTATTAAGTGCCTCACAAACTCGTTTTTGTGAAGCCAAAGGATTAGGCCCCGCAAAATTTGTACAATTACAAGCCTGTTTAGAATTAAGTCGGCGATATTTAAAACATTGTATGCAGCGTGGTACTGTGATTGAACATTCTCAAGATGTTCAGAACTATTTAATTAGCGAATTAGGTGGCCGTTTAGATGAAGTATTTGGCTGCTTATTTTTAGATAATAAAAATCGAGTGATTCGCTTTGAAGAATTATTTCAAGGGACACTAGACAGTGCCAATGTTTATCCGCGGGTGGTGGCGCGACGCGCTTTAGAATTAAATGCTGCTGCCATTATTCTCACCCACAATCATCCCTCTGGCGTAGCAGAGCCGAGTCGTGCCGATATTGCCATGACGCATACTTTACAAAAAGCCTTACAATTGCTCAATATTCGCGTGCTGGATCACTTGATCATTGGCGATGGTTATGCGATTTCATTGGCAGAGCGTCAATTATTAGTACCAAAATAA
- the cysQ gene encoding 3'(2'),5'-bisphosphate nucleotidase CysQ gives MLCQISESDPDPTEYESQDTGLSELAQLTEASSDIARQAGERILQLYNTPFDIWHKPDGSPVTSADIAAHRIIVEALSALTPELPILSEESAHVSYLEREQWSRYWLVDPLDGTLEFVHRRDHFTVNIALIVDQKPVLGVIYAPVSGVLYYAYNQGGSYKQLPGHLPHVIQTRAMPENRIVVAGSYSRYSPKVQSLVSSLGEQTQLLSVGSSLKSCLVAEGAADIYPCFGLTSEWDTAAAQCILEEAGGHLTDMSLNPLRYNTKRSLLNPNFLAFADNDHPWQRHLLKTALAEAQQ, from the coding sequence ATGTTATGCCAAATCAGCGAGTCCGATCCCGACCCGACAGAGTACGAAAGTCAAGACACTGGACTCAGTGAACTCGCTCAGTTGACCGAAGCCAGCAGCGATATTGCACGCCAAGCGGGCGAGCGCATTCTTCAGTTATACAATACCCCGTTTGACATTTGGCACAAGCCCGATGGCTCGCCGGTGACTTCGGCTGATATTGCCGCACATCGTATTATTGTCGAAGCCCTTAGCGCATTGACTCCAGAACTGCCCATTTTATCAGAAGAATCCGCTCACGTTTCATATCTTGAGCGCGAACAATGGAGCCGTTATTGGTTGGTCGATCCCTTAGATGGCACGTTAGAATTTGTCCATCGCCGCGATCATTTTACGGTCAATATTGCCCTTATCGTAGATCAAAAACCCGTTTTAGGGGTGATTTACGCGCCTGTCAGCGGTGTTTTATACTACGCTTACAATCAAGGCGGCAGTTACAAACAGCTACCGGGGCATTTACCTCACGTCATTCAAACCCGCGCCATGCCAGAAAATCGGATTGTCGTCGCGGGCAGTTATTCGCGCTACAGTCCTAAAGTGCAATCTTTGGTGTCTTCTTTGGGCGAACAAACGCAATTGTTAAGCGTGGGCAGTTCGTTAAAATCGTGTTTAGTGGCTGAAGGGGCTGCGGATATTTATCCGTGTTTCGGTTTGACTTCGGAATGGGATACGGCAGCAGCACAATGTATTCTTGAGGAGGCAGGCGGACATTTAACCGATATGTCACTTAATCCCTTGCGTTATAATACCAAACGCTCATTATTAAATCCCAATTTCTTGGCTTTTGCCGATAATGATCATCCGTGGCAACGTCATTTATTAAAGACCGCATTAGCCGAAGCACAGCAATAA
- the purH gene encoding bifunctional phosphoribosylaminoimidazolecarboxamide formyltransferase/IMP cyclohydrolase, with product MAKIKRALISVSDKTGIIAFARALREWNVEILSTGGTAKLLLDNGISVLEVADYTGFPEMMDGRVKTLHPKIHGGLLGRRGVDDAVMQAHDIQAIDLVVVNLYPFEQTIANPDCDLATAIENIDIGGPAMLRSAAKNHHAVTVVVDASDYGRVMAELSSLDGEVSDNTRFYLARKVFAHTARYDGAIANYLGSLPENGEIHTFPPELSLQYRKVQDMRYGENPHQKAAFYAEHQPAEASVATAQQLQGKELSYNNVADTDAALECVKSFDAPACVIVKHANPCGVAVAETILAAYERAYRTDPTSAFGGIIAFNRPLDAQTAKTIIDRQFVEVIIAPSVDTAARQVLASKNNVRVLACGEWARPVASYDFKRVVGGLLVQERDLGERIREQLQVVSHRQPSDAEWSDLLFAWKVVKFVKSNAIVYCQKGMTIGIGAGQMSRVYSAKIAGIKAADEQLTVAGSVMASDAFFPFRDGIDSAAASGITAVIQPGGSVRDSEVIAAANEHGMTMVFTGMRHFRH from the coding sequence ATGGCAAAAATTAAACGGGCTTTAATTAGCGTTTCGGATAAAACAGGAATTATCGCATTTGCGCGTGCGTTGCGGGAATGGAATGTTGAGATTTTATCCACAGGTGGCACGGCTAAGTTATTGCTTGACAATGGGATTTCTGTGCTAGAAGTGGCTGATTACACGGGTTTTCCTGAAATGATGGATGGACGGGTCAAAACTTTACATCCAAAGATTCACGGTGGTTTATTGGGGCGGCGCGGGGTAGATGATGCCGTGATGCAGGCGCATGACATTCAAGCCATTGATTTAGTTGTGGTTAATTTGTATCCTTTTGAACAAACCATTGCGAATCCTGATTGTGATTTAGCCACGGCGATTGAGAATATTGATATTGGTGGCCCTGCGATGTTGCGTTCTGCGGCCAAGAATCATCACGCGGTGACGGTGGTCGTCGATGCCAGTGATTACGGTAGGGTGATGGCGGAATTATCCAGTTTAGATGGGGAAGTTTCTGATAACACACGCTTTTATTTAGCGCGTAAAGTATTCGCTCATACTGCGCGTTATGACGGTGCCATTGCCAATTATTTGGGCAGTTTGCCTGAAAATGGGGAAATTCATACGTTTCCACCCGAATTGTCTTTGCAATATCGAAAAGTGCAAGATATGCGTTATGGGGAGAATCCGCATCAAAAAGCGGCATTTTATGCAGAACACCAGCCCGCTGAAGCCAGTGTGGCCACCGCGCAACAGTTACAAGGCAAAGAATTGTCATATAACAACGTCGCGGACACGGATGCGGCGTTGGAATGTGTGAAATCGTTTGACGCGCCCGCTTGTGTGATTGTAAAACACGCTAATCCCTGCGGAGTCGCAGTCGCAGAGACGATTTTAGCGGCTTATGAACGCGCTTATCGTACCGATCCCACGTCGGCTTTTGGTGGAATTATCGCGTTTAATCGCCCTTTAGACGCGCAAACCGCCAAAACAATTATTGATCGGCAATTTGTAGAAGTGATTATTGCGCCTTCGGTGGATACGGCGGCGCGTCAAGTGTTGGCCAGTAAAAATAATGTGCGGGTATTGGCGTGTGGGGAGTGGGCGCGTCCGGTGGCATCCTATGACTTTAAGCGCGTCGTTGGCGGTTTATTGGTACAAGAGCGAGATTTAGGCGAACGAATTCGTGAGCAATTACAAGTCGTTAGCCATCGTCAACCCAGTGATGCGGAATGGTCAGATTTGTTATTTGCGTGGAAAGTGGTTAAATTCGTCAAATCCAATGCCATTGTTTACTGCCAAAAAGGCATGACGATTGGCATCGGCGCAGGACAAATGAGCCGAGTTTACAGCGCGAAAATCGCTGGCATCAAGGCTGCTGATGAGCAATTGACTGTGGCGGGGTCTGTGATGGCTTCGGATGCGTTTTTTCCCTTTCGGGACGGAATCGATTCTGCGGCCGCGTCAGGAATTACCGCTGTGATTCAGCCCGGTGGCTCTGTGCGAGACAGTGAAGTGATCGCCGCCGCTAATGAACATGGTATGACAATGGTGTTTACGGGAATGCGGCATTTTAGACACTAA